The Brassica napus cultivar Da-Ae unplaced genomic scaffold, Da-Ae ScsIHWf_270;HRSCAF=446, whole genome shotgun sequence genome segment GATGTTTTTTGtcgtaattatatatttaatttgacgACGTAATAATAAAGCagatttttaagtttaaaattttaagttttctttttgcATTTTGGCTtatggtgtgtgtgtgtggtgaATTTGTGGTTGTAGGTTTGTcgtttaataatatttgatgaTAGTTTTATTTGAACGAGTTTTTGATGGTATGTACTCACTTTAGTCCTTTAGTATATGTTGTTTATGGTCTTGGACCGACATTTTGACGTGGTCGGTACAAGAACCCGAAGGACACGGTTGATGACTTTGACAAGCAAGCGAAATGAGATATTATGTTACTATTTCAATCGCATTCATCTTTGGTGGTAATTCGTGTAATGTAATAGCCAAACAATTATAATCAGTTAGTATATCATTGCTTTATAGCTTCTTGATTATTGGAACGACTTTAAACTCGATGAAGTGACTTCGCCTTGCAAGAAACATCTGTCTTCTTAACTTGACatacatcatatttatttttgatttgaagaagaaaaaaataacttttatttcTGTAAATCATTAGAACACGCACCACTTTTACAACAAAGAAAACAAGAGCAAAATGCTTGTTTTATGTAATTGGAAAAACGTACActcaaatttaaaacaaatcctTTTAAGTTGAGTTAAACAAGGTTACTAACTTAGCCTAACCCATCAACAAAATAATGATCAGTTTTtgaaacattaaacaaattattctCATGTTCGTTTCTACGAAAGGTTAATGTCATGATCAAGATTGTTTCTGGATCTTCCACCAAAAAAATAGATTGTTTCTAGATCACCATGTGGCCAAGGAACCGCAAGCAAATTGGGTAGCTCTGGATAAGTATATATAatcttctcatttctttttttttttggaatgaaaATCTTCTCATTTCACTTTTCACTTATTTAGTTTTACTTTCCATCTGTGGGGTTAAAGTGGTTCTTTTAACAGGCACCTTAAAGCACGAAGCGAAACGGTGCAGAGATGAGTTACAATGTAACATCGTGGTGATACAGCGTTCTCAGGCAAAAGTAGGGTTCCCAACAAAGGATGCAGTGAAAGAGTGTGCTCTACCAACTGAACCAGAACTCGCATCTGAAAAGAACAAAACAGGTCGTTAGATTCAGTAAGAATAGTAGTTACAACTCCACTGAGCAGTCCAGAGGTTGGGTCACCATTCACAGGTACAGAAGCTGGGACACTGTTTAGTTTTTACCATTCCATTAGGTCATTTTTGGATGTGTTTTTtgtaaatgaaattttaaaaatatttcctctTTTAATTACGTTGAGATGAGCATTCGTCCTCAATGTCTCAGGTAAAGCAAATCACACCACTCTTGAAACATGTTCATTCTTAAGTcaaacactctctctctctcagacaAGAGTGAATATAAATTTTCAGGGAGGTTCAGTTGAAGTCAAGTAAATAAATTTGATGTCCAAAACAAAGTAATTAACAAACAAACCACCAttggatgaaaaaaaaatgaaggaaaCATTGTTAAGTTGTCAACAAATCGAAGAAGAAAACGTTTTCAAGTGTCTCAATCGCACACAAAGAAACATCAAATAGGTTTTCACGAGGAAGGGTATGACGCCAGCCCTGAAGTTTCAGCCGCCGCCGCAGCTTCCTCATCGGAGTACAAATTATCACTCCTCCTAACCCCCGCGTGGATCAGAACCAACACGACGGCGGTCAACAGCGACCCGAGAATATTCCCCGTGGCGTGGGTGAACAAAAGCATACCGATGGTCAACGCCGAGAGAGAGATCATGACCGTCCGATCGTCGACCTGGTGACCGAAGAGCACGAGAGGCTCGTCGCGGAGGAAGTAGAGGAAGATCCAGAAGACGACCAAGATGGCTAAGACGAGGAGCGAGGTCGGGTGGTAGAGAAGGCTTACGAAGAGCATGAAGAGGACGGCGATGGCGTAGTTTGCTCTGAAGTAGACGAGATTCGTCTTCATTCTCGAGATCGCGTCCAAGAAACCCTGAGGAACAGTCATTGATTCCAGATCGAACATCGACCTCCATGGCCGCCGCGTGGCTAGACCTGCTTTGAGACGGTGCTTGACGTGTGAGATGTACTCGAGATCCACCGGAGGAGATGGATGAGACGACGTCGGAATCGCGCCGTAGTTCGTCATTTTTACGTTCACGCGTCTTTGAGATTGGttggggagagagagagagagagagagataatagTTTTATGTATTGCcggaaaaaaaatatgttgtattGCTCAGCCACTATGAGTTGGTGCAGGCATAAATGTCACTATATAGGTAAaaacaatagaaaaaaaacagataacAAAACCAACTAAAATGCATTAATGCTTATATATTATTGTAAGTTCGTATCCTCCAtcccaacagaaaaaaaaaatctacatgtataattttctctttttctagAACATTGTTCTATAAATGTTTACCTTTATTATAAAAGGATGAAACAAGATGTGGCAGTCAGTAGCATGTAGAGACgttttctttattaaaaaaaagtctaGAAAGTATATTCTGGAATCAATTCCATAAAACTCACTAATTAAGTATAATCTGGTATTGATTCAActttttttattcatcatttttAAGTCAGTCGACATAAATTTGCTCGGATCTCTACAGAACAGATTCTGAATTATGATCCAGCAGTTGTCAACGGGACTTTCCACTGATAATATTAAAACCTAACTCGAGTCTGAAGTGCCGGCTTAATCTAGAACCAGGATGTTGCAAAACGCTTGAAGGAATCTTTTCAAGGCATTAGGAACGCGACCTTAAGAGATTGAATTGCAGAGTTGTAATGTATCACAAGGCTCGCACCATACAGAGCCACATTTGAGCCTAAGGTTCATGATGTTTCTCGTGACGCAAGAACCTGTGGGAAGATGTGTCATGTGTTACAAAGTGATTGATAGCGCTGGACACTTGGTTTACATTGCAGGATGGGCATTTCATGGTGGCTTCAATCATTGGGAGAGCAAGAAGTAGGATAAGATTTTTttagaggggggggggggggggggggggggtggagagtttttttttaattctgaaCTGAATAATTTCACTTTTCAGTGTATAGAATCTGCAGCAGATTCACCAACTTGAAATAGTGTTAAATAATGCAGCTAAACTACGAGAGAGATTTGCGGTGTATATAGTGATAATGATGTATCGGATCATCAGAGAGGCAAATATGGGAAACAAGAGGCACATCACATCCAAGGCATAATCTAAACTTCTTCTTTCTCGCAAACAGAGAAGAGAGACGGAGTGTTTGAAGCAGTTGCTACCAAAGCACTACAACCAACATCAATGAACTTGTGTCTAAAGGGTCTCCTGTTTCATTTCGATGCAGCAGTCTTAGTTTACTTGCTAGTAGCATTAATAATAAGAATTAGGTAATGACCTGCGCAGGgtgaaataatttaaaatatttatgttaccaaatttaaaattttggttttaaaaatttaggacTATCTTATGTGTATTTGCAGTTAATAAAGGTTTAATTATTTCAGTTTATAACTATCACTAAATTAAAAGACGTTTAGAAATTAAAAGGCTTTTAGGTTTCGTTATATGTATTATGAAAGGTAGCAAACATGTGAAAATATCAAATTGAAATCAATCGAATAAATAAGATGTTCTTAGTGGAAATCAAGTATATTATATTGCCATATAAGACCATAAACCCAATTACTACATAGCAAGGCCATTTATATTCGATTTTATAACACTAATTCAGCATAGTAGATTTTATGTACTCTCCAACTATATTTGGTATGTGAATTAATAGTGATCAGTTCTGGTATGTTTAGACTTGTCTATTACTCCAATTATAGGTTTTAACCGAAACTGAAGTTCTATAGCAGCATTTAAAAAATTACCACTTCTTAGAATATAGATAGGTTGCTAGAccttaaaataattatcaaaacctacagttacaaaaaaaaatttattcaaaaccTATAATGGAACTTGGCACCATGGtactttttttgtcatcaaatacagattcatattga includes the following:
- the LOC125601973 gene encoding PRA1 family protein F2-like, translating into MTNYGAIPTSSHPSPPVDLEYISHVKHRLKAGLATRRPWRSMFDLESMTVPQGFLDAISRMKTNLVYFRANYAIAVLFMLFVSLLYHPTSLLVLAILVVFWIFLYFLRDEPLVLFGHQVDDRTVMISLSALTIGMLLFTHATGNILGSLLTAVVLVLIHAGVRRSDNLYSDEEAAAAAETSGLASYPSS